The genomic window GCTGGCTCGACCCGCACTGGCGGTCGATCGTCGCGGCCGGCACGGTCTCGTCGAAGCCGGCGGCGAGCACGGCCTGCCGGGCGATGTTGAGGGCCTGGTCGCCGATCTGGCTGACGCAGCCCATCAGCACGTCGTCGATCTTCCGCGACTCCAGCCCGTTGCGTTCGAGCAACGCCGTGAGCACTCCGGCGACGAGGTCGACCGGGTGTACGGCGCTCAGCGCGCCGCCGGGCTTGCCGCGACCCGACGGGGTGCGGACGACGTCGACGATGACGGCCTGTGGCATGGGGACCTCCTGCTCAAGAGCCTAAGACGGTGCGGATGCCGCGGGCCGCGGCATCCGTGATCAGCCGCGCGTATCCGGCGTCGCGTACGTGCTGCGCTGCTCGATGACGGCGAGGGTGCAGCGCGAGATGCACACGAGCTTGCCGGCGGCGTCGACGATGCGGATCTCCCACACGTGCACGCGCCGGCCGATGTTGACCGGCGTCACGGTCGCCGTCACCCAGCCCGACGAGATCGGGCGGATGTGGTTGGCGTTGATCTCCTGCCCGACGACGTGGAACCGCTCGCGGTCCACGGCGAGGTAGCCCGCCCACGACGCCAGGGTCTCGGCGAGCGCGACGGAGGCGCCGCCGTGCAGCACACCCGCGGGCTGCACCGTGCGGTGGTCGACCGGCATCCGTCCCACCAGGGCGTCGTCGCGGATCTCGACGATCTCGATGCCGAGGTTCTCGATGAGCGTTCCCGCCGCCATCGCGCCCAGATCGACGGCATCCGCACCGTGCCAGAGGGCCATCGGGTCAGTCCGCCGATTCCTCGTCGCGGTCGGCGGCCGCGAGGGTCGCGGCATCCGGAACGTAGCCCTCGATGTGGCGCTCGTCCGGGCCGTTGTACGCCGACAGCGGGCGGATGAGCGCGTTCGAGGCCAGCTGCTCCATGATGTGCGCGGTCCACCCGGTGACCCGGGCGGCCACGAACAGCGGCGTGAAGGTCAGCGTGTCGAAGCCCATGAGGCTGTAGGCCGGTCCCGACGGGTAGTCGAGGTTCGGGTAGATCCCCTTGCGCGAGACGAACTCGGACTCGAGGGTGTCGTAGAGCGCCGCGACATCCGGCCGGTCGTAGTGCTCGACGAGGGTGTCGAGCGCGGCCTTCATCGTCGGCACCCGTGAGTCGCCGCGCTTGTAGACGCGGTGGCCGAAGCCCATGATCTTGCGCTTCTCGGCGAGCGCCTCATCGAGCCACGGTCCGACGTTCTCGGCGGTGCCGATCTCGTCGAAGATGTGGAGCACGGCCTCGTTCGCGCCGCCGTGCAGCGGCCCCTTGAGCGCGCCGATGGCACCCACCACTGCGGAGTAGAGGTCGCTGAGCGTCGAGGCGATGACGCGGCCTGTGAACGTCGAGGCGTTGAACGAGTGCTCGGCGTACAGGATCATCGAGCGGTTGAACGCGTCGACGACGACCTCGTCGGACTCCTCGCCGAAGGTCATCCACAGGAAGTTCGCCGCGTAGTCGAGGTCATCGCGCGGCGCGATCGGCTGCTGACCGCGACGGCGGCGCTGACCGTAGGCGACGATCGCGGGAAGCACGGCGAACAGCCGGACGCTGCGGGCCAGGTTCTCCTCCGCGCTGCCGCTCACCTCGAGCACCGAGCCGGTGCCGGCGAGGTCGCGGGCGCCGATGAGGCTCACCGCCGTGCGCACCTCGTCCATGGGGTGCGCGTCGATCGGCACGAGGTCGATCGCGGCGCGAACGTCGGCCGGCAGCGGGCGGTAGGCCCGCTCGGTCGCACGCAGCTGCGCCAGCTGCACCTCGGTCGGCAGGTCGCCGTGCCACAGCAGGTAGGCGACGGCCTCGAACGACTGCGTCGCCGCGAGCTCCTGCACCGGATACCCGCGGTACAGCAGCGAGTTCGTCTCGGGGTTCACCTTCGAGACCGCCGTGTAGTCGACGACGACTCCGGCGAGCCCCTTCTTGATGTCGGGTTCGGTCATGATGACTGCTCTCCTTCGGAGTGCGGCATGTCCCGGAATCGGTCGTTCCGCGGGTGCGGGAGCGACCGATATCGGGACATGCGACGCGGCGTTCGGGACATGATCAGCGCTCGATCTGGAAGTTGAAGACGTCCTGGTCGAAGTGGTTGTACTGCTCGTAATCGATGAGGTCGTAGAGGTCGGCCCGGTGCTGCATCTCACCCAGCTTCGCGGTGAGGTGTCCGTCTTCGACGAGCGTATCGAGTGCACGGGATGCCGCGCCCATCGCGATGCGCAGGAGCGACACCGGCCAGATGACGATGTTCACGCCGACATCGCGCAGCTGGTCCGCCGAGAAGAGGTCGGACTTGCCGAACTCCGTCATGTTGGCGAGGATCGGCACGTCCACGGCGGCACGGATCGCGGCGAACTCCTCGAGCGTCCGCATCGCCTCGGGGAAGATCGCGTCGGCCCCGGCGTCCACGAGGGCCTTCGCACGATCGATGGCGGCATCCATCCCCTCGACGGCGCGGATGTCGGTGCGCGCCATGATGAGGAAGTTCGGGTCGCGCCGGGCGTCGGCCGCGGCGCGGATGCGCTTGATCGCGGTGTCCTCGTCGACGACGGCCTTGCCGTCGAGATGGCCGCAGCGCTTCGGGTTGATCTGGTCCTCGATGTGCGTGCCGGCGATGCCCGCGTCTTCGAGGGTCTGGATCGTCCGGGCGACGTTCATGGGCTCGCCGAACCCGGTGTCGGCGTCGATGATCGCCGGCAGGTCGGTCATGCGCGCGATCTGCTGGCCTCGGCCGGCGACCTCGGTGAGCGTCGTGAGGCCGATGTCGGGCAGGCCGAGATCGGCGCTGAGCACCGCGCCCGAGATGTAGACGCCCTCGAACCCCTTGCGCTCGATGAGCCGGGCGCTGAGCGGGTTGAACGCGCCCGGGAAGCGCAGCAGCTCGCCAGTCGCGAGCCTTTCGCGAAACGCGCGGCGCTTCTCGTGCGCCGGGACAGTGGAGTACAGCATCAGACGTTCCTCGTCGGCTCGGAGCGTTTCGTCTCGGTCGCTGGCGCTCCCTCGCTCAACGACCGCGTTCCTCGCTCGAAGCGAGTCGAAGCGCGCATCAGAACAGGCCCTTCGGGGCGGGGGCAGCGGCGAGCACGCCGAAGTCGGCGACGATCGTGAGCTGCTGCACCTCTTCGGAGGTGAGCTCGGGCAGGCGCTGGGCGAGGTCGAGGAAGCGCTCGATCTCGTCGGCCGTGAGCACGGGCTCTGCCAGCAGGCGGAACTTGCGCACGTAGTCCTCGCGGGCGAACGGCCGCGCTCCCAGCGGGTGCGCATCGGCGACGGCGATCTCGTCGATGATGGTCTCGCCGTTCGTGAGGCGGATCTCGACGCGGCCGCCGAACGCCTTCTCGTTCGGATCCTCCGAGTGGTAGCGGCGCGTCCACTCCGGGTCTTCGGCGGTCGTGATCTTGTGCCACAGCTCGACCGTGTCGGCGCGGCCCGCGCGCTCAGGCGCGTAGGAGTCGACGTGGTGCCAGCCGCCGTCCTGCAGCGCGACCGCGAAGATGTACGGGATCGAGTGGTCGAGCGTCTCGCGCGACGCGTGCGGGTCGTACTTCTGCGGGTCGTTGGCGCCCGAGCCGATGACGTAGTGCGTGTGGTGCGAGGTGTGCAGCACGATCGCCTCGACGTGGGCGGGATCCAGAAGCTCGGGGTTCTCGCCGTGGAGCTTGCGGGCCAGGTCGATCCAGGCCTGCGCCTGGTACTCGGCCGAGTGCTCCTTCGTGTACGAGTCGAGGATGCCGCGCTTGGGCTCGCCCTCCCCCGGCAGCGGCACCTCGTAGGAGGCATCCGGTCCGTCGAGCAGCCACGCGATCACGCCGTCTTCGCCTTCGTAAATCGGCGACGGTGACGTCTCGCCGCGCATCGCGCGGTCGACGGCTTCGACCGCCATCTTTCCGGCGAAGGCGGGCGCGTGCGCCTTCCACGTCGAGATCTCGCCCTTGCGGGACTGGCGGGTCGCCGTGGTGGTGTGCAGCGCCTGGCCGACGGCCTGGTAGATCGTCTCGACGTCGAGGCCGAGCAGCGTGCCGATGCCGGCGGCGGCCGACGGGCCGAGGTGCGCGACGTGGTCGATCTTGTGCTTGTGCAGGCTGATGGCGCGCACGAGGTCGATCTGGATCTCGTAGCCCGTCGCGAGTCCGCGCACGAGCGCGGCGCCGTCGGCGCCGACGTGCTGGGCGACGGCCACGATCGGCGGGATGTTGTCGCCCGGGTGCGAGTACTCGGCCGCGAGGAACGTGTCGTGGTAGTCGAGCTCGCGCACAGCGACGCCGTTCGCCCACGCCGCCCACTCGGGGCTCGTCTTGCGGTCGAGCGCGCAGCCGAACACGGTCGCGCCCGAGCCTCCCACCGATACGGCGTGGTCGAGAGCCTGCTGGCGTGCGGCGCTCACGGGAGCGCGGGTGAGGGATGCCGCGGCCACCGCGGCGTTGTCGATCACGCGGTTGACGATCATGTCGACGACGTCGGCGTCGACCTCCACGGGATCGGCGGCGACTTCGGCGATGTGCCACGCGAGCTGACCCTCGCGGGCGAGGTTCTCGTCGCTGCGGTGGACGCGGAGGTGATGGATGACGGTCATGACAGGCCTTTCAGTGGTGCGGCCCTTCGACGGGCTCAGGGACCGAACGGGGCGCGGGGGCCGCACCGGTCGCTGAGGCTGTCGAAGCGCCGAGGGATTCGAGGATGCTGTGGAGCGCGTTGTGCAGGTGCACGTGCGTGGCGTGCGCAGCGAGATCCGCGTCGCGAGCGCCGATCGCGGAGGCGATCAGATGGTGCTCGGCGACGGATGCCGCGAGCCGGGCGGGATTGTCGCGCGCGAGTCGCCGCACCCGGACGAGGTGGGTGCGCACGGTGCGCAGGGCTGCGGTGAGGTAGTCGTTGGCGACGGCGGCATCGAGCGCCAGGTCGAACCGCTCGATGAGCGCGTAGTAGGCGTCGGTGCTGCTGACAGCTGCCGGGCCGTCGACACCGTCCCGGCGCTCGGACCCGGCGGCGACGTCAGCCTCGGATGCCGGGGACGCGCCGGAGGGGGCGCCGGCACCGTCGAGGTCGACGCGGGCGAAAGCGCGGGCAAGATCGGCGAAGGCCACGGCATCCCCTCGCTCGGCGGCGAGGCGTGCAGCGGACTCTTCGAGCGCCCGGCGCACTTCGAAGATCTCGCGGATGTCGTCGGCGTCGATCGCGGTCACGACCGTCACCCGCGGCGACTGCTGAGCCACGAGTCCGTCGGCCGCCAGGCGACCGAGCGCTTCGCGCAGCGGGGTGCGGCTGACGCCGAGACGCGCGGCCTGCTCGACCTCGCCGAGCACGGCCCCCGGACGCAGGACACCCGACTGGATCTCATCGAGGAGAGTCGCGTAGGCGCGGTCGCTGGCCCGCATCCGCATCACCTCCTCGTTCCACATCTCGGCCAGTGTATACATAAACCGGCGGTTACGCACCGATCCTCCCCTCACACGCGGCGAAGGTATACAACGCCATCGCCGGGCGTGAGGAAAGCGTGAGGAGTATTCACGAATTCATGAATTCGGCGTAGCGTCAGCGCCATGTCGACAGTCATCCGCACCAGCGGCCTCACCAAGCACTACGGTCGCGTCCACGCCCTCGACGGGCTCGACCTCACCGTCGACGAGGGCCAGATCCACGGCTTCCTCGGGCCCAACGGCGCCGGCAAGTCCACCACGATCCGGGTGCTGCTGGGGCTCGCGCGCAAGACGGGCGGCGAGGCATCCGTCTTCGGTCAGGATCCGTGGCGCGACGCCGTCGCCCTGCACCGTCGCATCGCCTACGTCCCCGGCGACGTCAGCGTGTGGCCCAACCTCTCGGGCGGCGAGGCGATCGACCTCATGGCGCGGCTGCGCGGCGCCGCACGCCACGACAAGGCGTACATGGCCCAGAAGGAGCGACTGTCCGAGGCGTTCCAGTTCGACCCGCGCAAGAAGGGCCGCGCGTACTCGAAGGGCAACAGGCAGAAGGTCGCCCTCATCGCCGCCTTCGCCGTGCCGGCCGACCTGTACATCCTCGACGAGCCGACGAGCGGCCTCGACCCCCTCATGGAGGTGATGTTCCGCCACGAGATCGCGCGGGTGCGCGCGGCCGGCGCGACCGTGCTGCTGTCGAGCCACATCCTGTCGGAGGTCGAGCAGCTGTGCGACCGCGTCTCGATCATCCGCGCCGGCCGCATCGCGGAGGCCGGCACGCTCGCCGAGCTCCGCCACCTGACCCGCACCGAGGTGTCGTTCCACGGGACGGATGCCGCGGCCGCCACGGGCATCCCCGGCGCCCACGACGTCGTGGTCGAGGAGGGCCGCGTCGCGTTCACCATCGACAGCGACGCCGTGGCAACCGCTCTCCCCGCGCTCGCGGCCCGCGGTGCCGCGGGCCTGCGCATCGCCCCCGCCTCGCTCGAGGAGCTGTTCCTCCGCCACTACGGCGACGAGCTGGCCGACATGAACGGCGACGGACGATGACCCGATTCCTCGCCCTGCTCGGCCAGCGCATCCGCCGCGACTGGGTGCAAGTGCTGCTGTGGGCGGTCGGCACCGGACTGCTCGCCTACGCGTCGTACGTCGGCGTGGCCGACGCCTACGGCACCGACCAGGACCGCACCTCGCTGCTCGCCGCCGCCCTGGCGAACCCCGTGATCCTGCTGTTCCGCGGCCTGCCGTCAGGCACCGATCAGGGCGCGTTCATGGTCTTCCTCATCTTCCCCTGGCTCGCGATGCTCGCCGCGTTCATGAGCACGTTCCTCGCGGTGCGGCACACGCGCGGCGACGAGGAGTCCGGCCGCGCCGAACTCGTCGCGGCCACCCCCGCCTCCCGCACGCTGCCCTTCGTCGCGACGGCGACGCACGGGCTGCTCGCCAACGCGCTCCTGGGTGCGCTCACGGCCGGCGCGTTCCTCGCGGTCGGCCTCGATGTCGAGGGCGCGGCTCTCGCGGGTGCCGCCGTCGCCGCGGTCGGCGTGACCTTCCTGGGCGTGGGGCTCCTTGCGGCGCAGCTGATGCGCACTTCGCGCGGCGCCAACGCGCTGGCCGTGTGGACGCTCGTCATCACGTTCGTGCTCGCGGGGATCGGCAACGCCATCGGCACGCCGAGCGACGACCTCACCCGCATGGAGAGCTCCTGGCTCACCTGGCTCTCGCCCTTCGGATGGGGCGAGAACACGCGGGCCTTCGACGAGAACCTGTGGTGGCCGGCCGGGCTGGCGCTCGGGGTCGGTGTCGTCCTCATCGTGGTGTCGGCGGCACTCGTCTCGGCGCGCGATCTCGGCGGCAGCTTCATCGCCGAACGACAGGCGCGAGCGGATGCCTCGGCCGCCCTCTCGACCCCCTCCGGCCTGGTCTGGCGCCTCACGCGGGGCGCCGTCCTGGGCTGGGTCGTCGGCGGGCTCATCGTCGGCCTGCTCTCGACCTCGCTCGCCTCGATCGTGCAGGAGGTCGGCGCCTCCAACCCCGCCGTCGAGAACATCCTTCGCCAGATCTCGGGCGAGGGCAGCATCGAACAGGGCACCGTGACGACGTTCTTCACCATGCTCGGGGTGCTGG from Microbacterium sp. ProA8 includes these protein-coding regions:
- a CDS encoding MmgE/PrpD family protein encodes the protein MTVIHHLRVHRSDENLAREGQLAWHIAEVAADPVEVDADVVDMIVNRVIDNAAVAAASLTRAPVSAARQQALDHAVSVGGSGATVFGCALDRKTSPEWAAWANGVAVRELDYHDTFLAAEYSHPGDNIPPIVAVAQHVGADGAALVRGLATGYEIQIDLVRAISLHKHKIDHVAHLGPSAAAGIGTLLGLDVETIYQAVGQALHTTTATRQSRKGEISTWKAHAPAFAGKMAVEAVDRAMRGETSPSPIYEGEDGVIAWLLDGPDASYEVPLPGEGEPKRGILDSYTKEHSAEYQAQAWIDLARKLHGENPELLDPAHVEAIVLHTSHHTHYVIGSGANDPQKYDPHASRETLDHSIPYIFAVALQDGGWHHVDSYAPERAGRADTVELWHKITTAEDPEWTRRYHSEDPNEKAFGGRVEIRLTNGETIIDEIAVADAHPLGARPFAREDYVRKFRLLAEPVLTADEIERFLDLAQRLPELTSEEVQQLTIVADFGVLAAAPAPKGLF
- a CDS encoding hotdog fold thioesterase, producing MALWHGADAVDLGAMAAGTLIENLGIEIVEIRDDALVGRMPVDHRTVQPAGVLHGGASVALAETLASWAGYLAVDRERFHVVGQEINANHIRPISSGWVTATVTPVNIGRRVHVWEIRIVDAAGKLVCISRCTLAVIEQRSTYATPDTRG
- a CDS encoding GntR family transcriptional regulator, whose product is MRASDRAYATLLDEIQSGVLRPGAVLGEVEQAARLGVSRTPLREALGRLAADGLVAQQSPRVTVVTAIDADDIREIFEVRRALEESAARLAAERGDAVAFADLARAFARVDLDGAGAPSGASPASEADVAAGSERRDGVDGPAAVSSTDAYYALIERFDLALDAAVANDYLTAALRTVRTHLVRVRRLARDNPARLAASVAEHHLIASAIGARDADLAAHATHVHLHNALHSILESLGASTASATGAAPAPRSVPEPVEGPHH
- a CDS encoding bifunctional 2-methylcitrate synthase/citrate synthase codes for the protein MTEPDIKKGLAGVVVDYTAVSKVNPETNSLLYRGYPVQELAATQSFEAVAYLLWHGDLPTEVQLAQLRATERAYRPLPADVRAAIDLVPIDAHPMDEVRTAVSLIGARDLAGTGSVLEVSGSAEENLARSVRLFAVLPAIVAYGQRRRRGQQPIAPRDDLDYAANFLWMTFGEESDEVVVDAFNRSMILYAEHSFNASTFTGRVIASTLSDLYSAVVGAIGALKGPLHGGANEAVLHIFDEIGTAENVGPWLDEALAEKRKIMGFGHRVYKRGDSRVPTMKAALDTLVEHYDRPDVAALYDTLESEFVSRKGIYPNLDYPSGPAYSLMGFDTLTFTPLFVAARVTGWTAHIMEQLASNALIRPLSAYNGPDERHIEGYVPDAATLAAADRDEESAD
- a CDS encoding ABC transporter ATP-binding protein yields the protein MSTVIRTSGLTKHYGRVHALDGLDLTVDEGQIHGFLGPNGAGKSTTIRVLLGLARKTGGEASVFGQDPWRDAVALHRRIAYVPGDVSVWPNLSGGEAIDLMARLRGAARHDKAYMAQKERLSEAFQFDPRKKGRAYSKGNRQKVALIAAFAVPADLYILDEPTSGLDPLMEVMFRHEIARVRAAGATVLLSSHILSEVEQLCDRVSIIRAGRIAEAGTLAELRHLTRTEVSFHGTDAAAATGIPGAHDVVVEEGRVAFTIDSDAVATALPALAARGAAGLRIAPASLEELFLRHYGDELADMNGDGR
- the prpB gene encoding methylisocitrate lyase; the protein is MLYSTVPAHEKRRAFRERLATGELLRFPGAFNPLSARLIERKGFEGVYISGAVLSADLGLPDIGLTTLTEVAGRGQQIARMTDLPAIIDADTGFGEPMNVARTIQTLEDAGIAGTHIEDQINPKRCGHLDGKAVVDEDTAIKRIRAAADARRDPNFLIMARTDIRAVEGMDAAIDRAKALVDAGADAIFPEAMRTLEEFAAIRAAVDVPILANMTEFGKSDLFSADQLRDVGVNIVIWPVSLLRIAMGAASRALDTLVEDGHLTAKLGEMQHRADLYDLIDYEQYNHFDQDVFNFQIER
- a CDS encoding polyketide antibiotic transporter yields the protein MTRFLALLGQRIRRDWVQVLLWAVGTGLLAYASYVGVADAYGTDQDRTSLLAAALANPVILLFRGLPSGTDQGAFMVFLIFPWLAMLAAFMSTFLAVRHTRGDEESGRAELVAATPASRTLPFVATATHGLLANALLGALTAGAFLAVGLDVEGAALAGAAVAAVGVTFLGVGLLAAQLMRTSRGANALAVWTLVITFVLAGIGNAIGTPSDDLTRMESSWLTWLSPFGWGENTRAFDENLWWPAGLALGVGVVLIVVSAALVSARDLGGSFIAERQARADASAALSTPSGLVWRLTRGAVLGWVVGGLIVGLLSTSLASIVQEVGASNPAVENILRQISGEGSIEQGTVTTFFTMLGVLAACAAVQVVCRARQEEAHGTAEPLLAAPVGRVRWLADYLVIALLAIVLVVAAAVGGAAIGIASQDGDMDLMRTVVVVGAGQVAGASVFLVVTALAFVLVPRLTIPLGWTLVLLGMMLGLFGPLFLFPDWLVHLSPIAVTPTMVGDEVDLRGLWWLLLATGVGAAASLALMHRRELEAGG